The segment TAATCCTATTTACAGAGAAGATGGTAAAGTACTAAAAGGACCGAACTACTTTAAACCGAATATTGGGGAGATATTGGATAGGTAGTATTCTTTTTAAGAGTTTTTTTTAATATACCTTACGTAAAGTCATGAAAATGAGACTTATTGTATGTTGACTTACGTTAAATAACATACTATTTTTGATTAAAATTAGTCTTGTTATGAAAGAAATTAAAACAGGTCAAATAGTGAAATTTCATACACCTAACTATGATGAAGATCCTGAACAACTTTATTTAGTTCTTGAATTTATGGAACATGGAGAGAAATCTAGAGCTAGGATACAAACATTAAACACAGGTATTTCATTTCCTTGGACTACTATCGTTTATGCTAAAGATTTAGAAGTTGATGAAGTACAAACGATGCAATTAGAATATTACCTTGAATTTGGGAAGCATGAAGTAAGCACTAATACCTAGTATTGGAGAAGACAGAAATAGGCTTCGTTTTAATTTAATGAAAGAAGAAAACGAAGAATATTTAGAAGCTGCTCAAGAGAATGATTTGGTTGAGGTTGCAGACGCGTTGGGCGATATGTTATACATTCTTTGTGGCACTATTATAGAACACGGCATGCAAGACAAAATAGAAGAAGTCTTTAATGAAATACAACGCAGTAATATGAGTAAGTTAGGGGTAGATAGAGAACCTATTTACTGAGAAGATGGTAAAGTACTAAAAGGACCGAACTACTTTAAGCCGAATATCGGTGAGATATTGGATAGGTAAATAGAGTTTTTGTTAATGTTCTAGTATGTTGGAATTAGCGGTTTAAAATCGCTAACTTTTCAGACTATAACTGAACTTTATTTTATTTTTTTACTTTCGTTTTAGCATCTAATCCGCTATTTTTTATTTATAATTTTTTCTGTAAATGATTTATTTAACCAGAAACTCTGCCAAGAAATTTTAATTTTTGAAAACTCAAAATAAGGTTTATCAATATCTTTAGAATTTTTAGCGTGAGGTCTGATATGTATTATTTCCGTATCACTTGACTTTAGTAAATTATTTTCTTGCCTTGTTCCTTTGCCGTGTTTTACGTCATTGACTTTAACCCCATTTTTGACAATACTCTTTGCTTTCTCCCATTCATTATAGATAGTAGATAATTCCGATTCATTTGCCTTCCAAAAAACAGATTTTCCTATTTCCCAAGTTTTCCAATTTTTATATCGATATTTTGATTTACCATTAACAATGTATTTTTCCTTTTCTTTAACTACAGGAATAAAGATATAACCTTGATTAATTATATTCTTGAAATCTGCTTCATTTTCACCATTCCATTCTTCTTCAGTTAAATCAATAAGACTAAACTTTGGAAAAGACATTGCTTCCCAAGGTTTATTTTCTTTATTAACAGGAATTGTTTTTATTGTTATACCATTTTCCTCTAATTCAAGTATTCTTTTTTTATCATCAATTTTTAATATTCTATTGATTAATAAACTAAATCCAGATTTTGCGTTTTTTGAAAAGTCAACTTTGTATTTGTCAACAATGTTAATTAATTTGTTATCTTTTAATTCTTTATTAAGTTCATTTATAACATAATTTTGTGGTGTAATATCTTCCTCTAAATTAAGAGAAGAATACTTTATTTTGTTTTTGTTTTGATTGTAGTATACTTTTAAGTAACTGTGTTTTAAACTATAACTTCTTTGTTTTGCTTCTTTTTTATTGCCATACTTTACTAACTTTCCCGAACCAGATGTACAGGCTCCTAATATTTTACTATCACCTTCAGATAGTTGGTCAGCAATTTCAGATTTAACTTTGTATTGAATTCCTTTCCAGTCCTCTCTTACTACATTCTCACTTTCATTTTTAAGTTCATAGAATAAAGTTCCTTTAAAAACAAATTCCTTCCAATCCTTATAAGTTTTTCCAATTGGTTGTTCATAAAGTAGAAATAATATTTTCTCTATTTTTTTCTTTACATCTGCTGAACTCCATTCTTCATCAATAATTTTATTATAGTTTATTGATTTTAATTTGGATCTTTCCTTTGGCTGTATTTTATTACTTATTTTCCTTAACGGTAACACTTTTAGTTCAATATTTATGTTTTTTACATCTGGATTTGGGTCAGAATTAGGTGCATTACCTATTACTGCTTCAAGAATTTGACCAGCAATACCTTTATTGGTAGACAATGAAATATTTGGATATTCATTGTTAATAAAAGCAATAATACTTTCTAAGTTTTTATTTTCAAATTTTTTATAAAAATTTTCTAACTCTTTTACGTTATTAAAGTTTTTCATTTATTTGTTTATAAAGTGCTTTTCCAATTTTCTCAATAACTCCAACAACCAAAGCATTGCCCATAAAAAAAGCTCGTTTTGTGTCAGTAATTCCATCCAGTTTAGTGTGGTCATCTGGAAACATATTTAGTCGTTCCAATTCAACTGGCGTTAATCGTCTTAAACCTCTGTCTGATACGATTACATGTTTAAATCTTGAAGGAGATTTACCTCCTTCTCCTGTAATTATAGTTCTTGAAGCATTATCTAAAGCATCAGGGTAAATCATGCCGCCTTCAGAGTAATTATATTTAAAGCCTTCTTTAGAAATTCTTAAAATAGATTTAGAGCCTTTTAAATATTCCCACATTTCTTTTTCGGTAGTTATTATTTTCTCACTACCGTCTTTTTCCAAAATAGATTTTGGGCTCTTTAACTTATTGTCTTTAATGAAGAAATCGTCAGTTACTTCTCCATTTTGGAGAATATCACCTAAAACTGCTCTTTTTCCATCATAATTTGGCCTTGTTTTAGTTGTATAAACTTTTCCTTTAAAAAGTAATCCTGTGTTTTGAAAAGGAGAAAGTTTCCTTTCTTTATTAAAATCAGTCGTTATTTCTTCTAAACTTCCTTTGATTTCAAATTCTTCAATTTTATTTATTTTTTCTAAAGGGAAAGCATTTGCAATTGTTCCCTTTTCTTGAATCCAATCTGTTTTTTTTGATTTTGATATTCTTTTATATACTTCAGTTGATTTATGGTATCCAATGATAAAAGTTCTTCTTCTCCTTTGAGGCATTCCATATTCTCCAGCATTTATAACACGCCATTCTATAGCATAACCTAAATCATTTAAACTCTTTAGCATTACTGCAAAATCGCGACCTCTTTGTGATGCTGGCGATTTTAAAAGTCTATCTACATTTTCCAAAAACAAATATTTTGGTTTGTTTTTTTTGTCTTCTAAAATTTTGTGTATAGACCACCAAAGCACACCTTTTTTTCCTTTTAATCCTTTGGAATTATGTAATGTTGTTGCAACAGAATAATCTTGACAAGGAAAACCTCCAACCAATAAATCGTGATCTGGAATTTCCTCTATGTTTCTTGTTACAACTTCGTTTAAATCTTCATTTGAATGGTTCTCTTTTCCAAATTTTTTTTCATAAACCATTGATGCGTGTTGAACTTTCGTCGATGGTTCCCATTGATTACTCCAAACAATATCGTAATTATTACTTTTTTCAAGTCCAAGACGAAATCCACCAACTCCCGCAAATAATTCTG is part of the Polaribacter sp. SA4-10 genome and harbors:
- a CDS encoding MutH/Sau3AI family endonuclease, yielding MKNFNNVKELENFYKKFENKNLESIIAFINNEYPNISLSTNKGIAGQILEAVIGNAPNSDPNPDVKNINIELKVLPLRKISNKIQPKERSKLKSINYNKIIDEEWSSADVKKKIEKILFLLYEQPIGKTYKDWKEFVFKGTLFYELKNESENVVREDWKGIQYKVKSEIADQLSEGDSKILGACTSGSGKLVKYGNKKEAKQRSYSLKHSYLKVYYNQNKNKIKYSSLNLEEDITPQNYVINELNKELKDNKLINIVDKYKVDFSKNAKSGFSLLINRILKIDDKKRILELEENGITIKTIPVNKENKPWEAMSFPKFSLIDLTEEEWNGENEADFKNIINQGYIFIPVVKEKEKYIVNGKSKYRYKNWKTWEIGKSVFWKANESELSTIYNEWEKAKSIVKNGVKVNDVKHGKGTRQENNLLKSSDTEIIHIRPHAKNSKDIDKPYFEFSKIKISWQSFWLNKSFTEKIINKK
- the dcm gene encoding DNA (cytosine-5-)-methyltransferase, with translation MGNKKMKVAELFAGVGGFRLGLEKSNNYDIVWSNQWEPSTKVQHASMVYEKKFGKENHSNEDLNEVVTRNIEEIPDHDLLVGGFPCQDYSVATTLHNSKGLKGKKGVLWWSIHKILEDKKNKPKYLFLENVDRLLKSPASQRGRDFAVMLKSLNDLGYAIEWRVINAGEYGMPQRRRRTFIIGYHKSTEVYKRISKSKKTDWIQEKGTIANAFPLEKINKIEEFEIKGSLEEITTDFNKERKLSPFQNTGLLFKGKVYTTKTRPNYDGKRAVLGDILQNGEVTDDFFIKDNKLKSPKSILEKDGSEKIITTEKEMWEYLKGSKSILRISKEGFKYNYSEGGMIYPDALDNASRTIITGEGGKSPSRFKHVIVSDRGLRRLTPVELERLNMFPDDHTKLDGITDTKRAFFMGNALVVGVIEKIGKALYKQINEKL